A stretch of Carya illinoinensis cultivar Pawnee chromosome 14, C.illinoinensisPawnee_v1, whole genome shotgun sequence DNA encodes these proteins:
- the LOC122293688 gene encoding uncharacterized protein LOC122293688, which yields MDVWSMSSRKFQKASMVSPSFAEKLESLMESKETKELQIFAVTAWNIWKRRNEVVFQGHLTHPSSVASHSKQLVEDLHKLSVNKKARVLKQQTIQAWEAPSQGKVKANWDASVDKASGKVGVGVVLRDWNSKVIATLRMVQELFPDPHMAEAYAALQAVMLCNSLGHRDVVLEGDSLLVVEGLKSQSNAPNYVGQIVADTKEILNTFSSWSVRHVVRATNEVAHALSRDAFKISGSTTTFVHIPPCIQTMVS from the coding sequence ATGGATGTATGGTCCATGAGCAGTAGGAAGTTTCAAAAGGCTAGCATGGTTTCCCCTTCTTTTGCAGAGAAGCTAGAGAGCTTAATGGAATCTAAGGAGACAAAAGAGCTTCAAATATTTGCAGTAACTGCCTGGAACATATGGAAAAGGAGAAATGAAGTGGTCTTCCAGGGGCACCTCACTCATCCTTCTTCAGTAGCAAGCCATTCAAAACAACTGGTAGAAGACTTGCATAAGCTATCGGTGAACAAGAAGGCAAGGGTGCTGAAGCAACAAACCATCCAAGCGTGGGAGGCTCCCTCTCAAGGCAAAGTTAAAGCAAACTGGGATGCTTCAGTAGATAAAGCTTCGGGCAAAGTGGGAGTGGGAGTTGTACTGCGTGACTGGAATAGCAAGGTGATAGCAACATTGCGTATGGTGCAGGAGTTATTCCCTGATCCTCACATGGCAGAAGCCTATGCAGCCCTACAGGCTGTTATGTTATGTAATTCACTTGGTCATCGGGATGTTGTTCTGGAGGGGGACTCCTTGCTGGTGGTAGAAGGCCTAAAATCACAGTCAAATGCTCCCAACTATGTAGGACAGATTGTGGCAGACACCAAAGAGATTCTCAACACGTTTAGTTCGTGGTCAGTGAGGCATGTTGTAAGAGCAACCAATGAAGTTGCTCATGCCTTGAGTAGGGATGCTTTTAAAATCAGTGGTAGTACCACTACTTTTGTACACATCCCACCTTGTATTCAAACTATGGTTTCATAG
- the LOC122294861 gene encoding uncharacterized protein LOC122294861: protein MRQQGQYTHSGVSTYAGNQMHQMSTQRMEEKLGPFEGRLEAFTPEREHPYGTSNAEGRWKWERDGSKVSNSVASYMSNEGQGSDAPRSYFHGQRPDPKLALEKQSNSDTRSQTHEENMDIGIEGNALLQTFEGLEQKFHDDIMKLAKEQNDIEDAENARHRERINTINAQYEEQLVALRARHAGRREEFLQRESQARHHQYQKAMMDQYPNSSMGSSDPHGYIGIASSAAVGEARRGYNSDHFDSYRERARFLGGARDQGLESRGPYPGGRVYDTGSRYY, encoded by the exons ATGAGACAGCAGGGGCAGTATACCCATTCGGGTGTCAGTACATATGCCGGCAACCAGATGCATCAAATGTCTACTCAGAGGATGGAGGAGAAGCTGGGTCCTTTCGAAGGACGACTAGAGGCCTTCACTCCTGAGAGGGAACATCCATATGGGACCTCGAATGCAGAGGGACGATGGAAATGGGAAAGGGATGGATCAAAAGTCTCAAATTCAGTGGCATCTTATATGTCCAATGAAG GCCAAGGGAGTGATGCTCCAAGATCCTATTTTCATGGTCAGAGGCCTGATCCAAAACTGGCTTTAGAAAAACAAAGCAACAGTGACACCAGATCCCAAACTCATGAAGAAAATATGGACATTGGTATTGAGGGCAATGCTCTGTTGCAGACTTTTGAAGGTCTTGAGCAAAAATTCCATGATGATATTATGAAACTAGCCAAGGAGCAGAATGACATTGAGGATGCTGAAAATGCTCGGCACAGAGAG AGAATAAACACAATAAACGCTCAGTATGAGGAACAACTAGTAGCACTTCGAGCTCGGCATGCTGGTCGTAGAGAAGAATTCCTCCAGAGGGAATCACAAGCACGGCATCATCAGTACCAAAAGGCCATGATGGATCAGTACCCAAACAGTAGCATGGGCTCTAGCGATCCTCATGGTTACATTGGAATTGCAAGCTCAGCTGCTGTGGGAGAAGCACGTAGAGGCTATAATAGTGATCATTTTGATTCATACAGAGAACGGGCTCGATTTCTTGGGGGTGCCAGAGATCAGGGACTCGAGTCTAGAGGTCCCTATCCTGGTGGTCGTGTTTATGATACTGGCTCCCGTTACTACTAA